The following coding sequences lie in one Vibrio casei genomic window:
- a CDS encoding LysR family transcriptional regulator, producing the protein MKLDDLNLFRLVVENGSYTATSRKTAIPVATITRRIQALEEAVNLRLLNRNARKLSLTEAGQRFYDECSPLLKSLSEATENISDECKGASGKLRISAPSNTAKRMIMPMLNEFMAQYPDIRIELSMTNYADQLDPTEWDVIFRVGPQRDSSLIARKINQVKDVLVASPKYLADCGELNHAEDLRHHALLKGLPLVKWQLSNSHGEHITINEKGRLEASELNVVRKACTFGLGISLMPDVMVEAYLHEGRLVRVLDDWSANSREIYMLYNHKNHQPEKVRLLIDFIAQHEVI; encoded by the coding sequence ATGAAACTCGATGATTTAAATTTATTCCGATTAGTGGTTGAGAACGGTAGTTATACGGCAACATCTCGAAAAACGGCTATTCCTGTAGCAACAATCACAAGACGTATTCAAGCGCTTGAAGAAGCCGTTAACCTTAGGCTTCTCAATCGTAATGCACGTAAACTCTCTCTGACAGAAGCTGGGCAACGTTTTTACGATGAGTGCTCTCCACTACTAAAAAGTTTATCTGAAGCGACTGAAAATATTTCTGACGAATGTAAAGGGGCATCGGGTAAATTACGTATTTCAGCGCCATCTAATACAGCTAAACGTATGATTATGCCAATGTTAAACGAATTCATGGCTCAGTACCCTGACATTCGCATCGAACTCTCAATGACTAATTATGCCGATCAACTTGATCCTACTGAATGGGACGTCATTTTCAGAGTCGGTCCTCAACGAGACTCTAGTCTTATCGCACGTAAGATCAATCAAGTAAAAGATGTTTTAGTCGCAAGTCCTAAATACCTTGCTGATTGTGGCGAACTAAACCATGCCGAAGATTTACGCCATCATGCGTTACTAAAAGGGCTACCATTAGTAAAATGGCAATTGAGCAACTCTCATGGTGAACACATTACTATCAATGAAAAAGGACGCCTTGAAGCCAGTGAATTAAACGTCGTACGGAAAGCCTGCACCTTTGGCTTAGGCATTAGCCTCATGCCTGATGTCATGGTCGAAGCTTATTTACACGAGGGACGTTTAGTTCGGGTTCTAGATGATTGGAGTGCCAACTCTCGTGAGATCTACATGTTGTATAATCATAAGAACCACCAACCGGAAAAAGTGCGTTTGTTGATTGATTTTATTGCTCAGCATGAAGTGATTTAA
- a CDS encoding response regulator, producing the protein MHNSTSQVQRVHLALGSSMQTIMLVDDDPIFRSMISSYLQKLDFDVMEAGDGLEALQLLRDHVPDLIICDLNMPIMSGIELVEEVSWQFPMLPMIVVSATEDMSDVARVLRFGIKDFLTKPITKLDHFTDAIKTTLDESQNNPSVVRDFSSQWFRVDSSGVVAEETELYWHLNHLKDNTVTARDLLHALQPERDTQQGDWKCSYLILQSSENMPLVFDYSWLMDGRFAFYLVDSSAGGDNGVGTALLVRALFNDFLRTRKRCHSDLKDLAEAIEKGIGCTQCADPIPAIFGIADMVEGTISILPAGIKSNWMQQGKNQAIEMGIKLGEGCTKNFVTSDLPMKKGGELVLSELGVRSFKLSIKNTNS; encoded by the coding sequence ATGCATAACTCAACCTCTCAAGTCCAGAGAGTTCATTTAGCGCTAGGTAGTTCGATGCAGACCATTATGCTAGTGGATGATGATCCTATTTTCAGGAGCATGATTTCCTCTTATCTTCAAAAACTTGATTTCGATGTGATGGAAGCAGGTGATGGTTTAGAGGCATTACAGCTATTACGCGATCACGTTCCTGATCTTATTATTTGTGATTTAAACATGCCCATTATGAGTGGCATTGAATTGGTTGAAGAAGTCAGTTGGCAGTTCCCTATGCTGCCTATGATTGTGGTTTCTGCAACCGAAGACATGAGTGATGTAGCGCGTGTATTGCGTTTTGGAATTAAAGATTTCTTAACAAAACCGATTACAAAGTTGGATCATTTTACCGATGCAATAAAAACAACCTTGGATGAATCTCAAAATAATCCTAGTGTGGTACGAGATTTTTCAAGCCAATGGTTTAGAGTCGATTCGTCTGGCGTAGTAGCTGAAGAAACGGAGTTGTACTGGCATTTAAATCATTTAAAAGATAACACGGTAACGGCTAGAGACCTACTGCACGCACTACAGCCAGAAAGAGATACACAACAAGGTGATTGGAAATGCAGTTATTTGATCCTTCAATCGTCGGAAAATATGCCGTTGGTTTTTGACTATTCATGGCTTATGGATGGGCGATTTGCTTTTTATTTAGTTGATTCCTCTGCTGGCGGAGATAACGGTGTTGGTACGGCACTATTAGTTCGTGCTTTGTTTAATGACTTTTTAAGAACCCGAAAACGTTGCCATTCAGATTTAAAAGATCTGGCTGAAGCGATAGAAAAAGGGATCGGTTGTACTCAATGCGCGGATCCTATTCCTGCTATTTTTGGTATTGCTGATATGGTCGAAGGTACCATTTCAATTTTGCCTGCCGGAATTAAAAGTAATTGGATGCAGCAAGGAAAAAATCAGGCGATTGAAATGGGCATTAAGCTTGGTGAGGGTTGTACTAAGAATTTTGTTACGAGTGATTTACCGATGAAAAAAGGTGGAGAGCTGGTGTTGAGTGAACTTGGTGTAAGAAGCTTTAAATTATCGATAAAAAACACCAATAGTTGA